A region of the Arthrobacter sp. FW306-07-I genome:
GCCATCAGCGTCGACGAGGTGACCCGCATCCTCGAGGCCGCGGGAACGGACACCGCAACGGGACTGCGGGACCGGGCCCTCCTGGAATTCCTATACTCCACCGGCGCCAGGATCAGCGAAGCTGTAGGACTGGACGTGGACGATATCTCCCTGGCCGAGCCCGGATCCGGGCCGGCTGTTGTCCGCCTGTTCGGCAAGGGATCGAAGGAACGGCTGGTGCCGCTGGGATCCTACGGCGCCCGGGCACTGGATGCCTACCTGGTCCGTGGCCGGCCCCTGCTCGCAGCGAAGGGAAAGGGCACCCCGGCACTGTTCCTGAATGCCCGCGGCGGCAGGATCAGCCGGCAAAGCGCCTGGACCATCCTGAAGGCGGCGGCGGAGAAAGCCAACATCACCCGGGATGTCTCGCCGCACACCCTGAGGCACTCGTTCGCCACCCACCTGCTCGAAGGCGGCGCGGACGTGCGAGTGGTGCAGGAACTGCTGGGCCACGCCTCCGTGACCACCACCCAGGTGTATACGCTGGTCACGGCCGACACCCTGCGCGAGGTCTATGCCGCGGCGCATCCGCGGGCGTTGGGCTGAACAGGGTCCTGAGGCGAGCCTTGGATTGATTCCCACGATAATTATCCCGCTGCTGTAAGAATCAGCGCCGCCCGCGACACTTAGTCTTCAGGAAGAAGTCATGACGTGTCCGGGGGGAAACTATGTTGGCAGCGGACGAGCAGGCATTCATCGATCTGCATTCCCGGCATTCGGGTCGGGTCTACCGGTACATCGCCTGCCGCATCAGTGACACGGGCCGGGCCGAGGAGTTGGCGGCCGATGTGTTCCGGATCGCCTGGCAGAAGCAACTTCCGGAGCCACCCGGCATCGGCTGGCTCCTCGCCACGGCCCGCCACGTGGTCGGCAACGAATACAAGGGCCGTCGCCGCCGCCAGGAACTTCTTGATCGGTTGCAGGACGAGGCACGCAGCAATCACCCGCAGGAGAATACCGGGGAACAGGCGGCGGTGGCGGAGGTACTCGGCCGCCTCCGGGAACGGGACCGGGAGATCCTCATGCTCTGTTACTGGGATGACCTGACCATCCCCGAACTTGGCCAAGCCCTTGAATGTTCCGCCTCAACCGCCGCCGTACGGCTTCACCGTGCACGCCGGGCATTCGCCAAAGCAGCACCAGCTCAGCTCATGACCGAACGGAAGGACTAGCCATGGATCGGATCGAGCAGTTGATGAAGGCAGCCAAGCCCCGGCCCACGGCACCGAATGGGGTGGCCGGAGGCGACGCGGCCCAGGGGTTGGGACCCATCGGGGACATGGAAGTCATCCACCTGGCCGCGCGGGCACCGGAACGCGGCACCCCGCGCGGACGGTCAGCCGTCCGCACGGCTGCTGCCACCGTGCTCGCGGCTGCAGCTGTGGCCGGCGCGGTGTACCTGGGTGGAACTATGGCACAAAGGCCCATGCCCGGCCCCGCCGGGGTTCCCTCGGAGCCGTCCGGAAGCGCTGCAGCACCCACCCAGTCGGCCACGCCGCCGGCCAGTGAACAAGCCCATGCCACCGCGCCACCCTCCACCGCCCAACCGGGAAACCCTGCGGCTGGCGGCTTGAGCACCGGCGGCGTGCCCTGCACGCCGGCGAACATCGACCAGCTG
Encoded here:
- the xerD gene encoding site-specific tyrosine recombinase XerD → MVPGPSAEAVPSLEPAPDAKAPGAAPTEIPAAIDRGITDYLQHMGVERGLAANTLAAYRRDLARYARYLATSGCTRPEDITRHHVTGYVRALADGSDGGSTLGVRSAARTVVAVRGLHKFWALEGYTPADPASEVHPPMAGKRLPKAISVDEVTRILEAAGTDTATGLRDRALLEFLYSTGARISEAVGLDVDDISLAEPGSGPAVVRLFGKGSKERLVPLGSYGARALDAYLVRGRPLLAAKGKGTPALFLNARGGRISRQSAWTILKAAAEKANITRDVSPHTLRHSFATHLLEGGADVRVVQELLGHASVTTTQVYTLVTADTLREVYAAAHPRALG
- a CDS encoding RNA polymerase sigma factor; this encodes MLAADEQAFIDLHSRHSGRVYRYIACRISDTGRAEELAADVFRIAWQKQLPEPPGIGWLLATARHVVGNEYKGRRRRQELLDRLQDEARSNHPQENTGEQAAVAEVLGRLRERDREILMLCYWDDLTIPELGQALECSASTAAVRLHRARRAFAKAAPAQLMTERKD